The following proteins are co-located in the Billgrantia tianxiuensis genome:
- a CDS encoding TlyA family RNA methyltransferase: MPRLDQLLVIQGLARSRTRAQRLIRHGRVSLAESGRVLGKPGEKLPEDVRLVVAEEPEERYVSRAGLKLEALIETLGLDLKGKLVLDVGQSTGGFTDCALAFGARHVIGVEVGHGQLDPELRGDPRVTCLEGLNARAMAADPSLREALSAQRAEAPDMAVMDVSFISQALILPELAALLAPGGELLSLVKPQFEVGPGGVNSRGIVTDPARYAEVEAALRGVCAEQGLAIQHWQESPIAGGDGNREFLLYAVKR, from the coding sequence ATGCCCCGCCTCGACCAATTGCTCGTTATCCAGGGCCTGGCACGCTCGCGTACCCGCGCCCAGCGGCTGATTCGCCACGGCCGGGTCAGCCTGGCGGAGAGCGGTCGCGTACTGGGCAAGCCGGGGGAGAAACTACCAGAGGACGTGCGCCTGGTGGTCGCCGAGGAACCCGAGGAGCGCTATGTCTCGCGGGCGGGACTGAAGCTGGAAGCGTTGATCGAAACGCTGGGGCTCGATCTGAAGGGGAAACTGGTGCTCGACGTGGGTCAGTCCACCGGCGGTTTCACCGATTGTGCCCTGGCCTTCGGAGCGCGCCATGTGATCGGGGTGGAGGTTGGCCATGGCCAGCTCGACCCCGAGCTGCGCGGCGACCCCCGCGTGACCTGCCTGGAAGGGCTCAACGCCCGGGCCATGGCCGCCGACCCAAGCCTGCGCGAGGCGCTCTCGGCCCAGCGGGCCGAAGCTCCCGACATGGCGGTGATGGACGTCTCGTTCATCTCGCAGGCGCTGATCCTGCCCGAATTGGCCGCCCTGCTCGCCCCCGGCGGCGAACTGTTGAGCCTGGTCAAGCCGCAGTTCGAAGTCGGGCCGGGAGGCGTGAACTCGCGTGGCATCGTCACCGACCCGGCCCGCTATGCCGAAGTGGAGGCCGCGTTACGCGGCGTCTGTGCCGAGCAGGGACTGGCCATCCAGCACTGGCAGGAAAGCCCGATCGCCGGCGGTGACGGCAACCGGGAATTCCTGCTGTACGCCGTGAAGCGCTGA
- a CDS encoding AbrB family transcriptional regulator, which translates to MALAKSLAIGAAGGLVFQLIGMPLAWMLGPLTANLIVSARGVDVRIPEPLREAFLGVLGLVLGSQVTPQLAERVLDWPLSAVLLLLGVAASTAVAAAWYRRCGFDSTSAWFASAPGAMTAMILMGEQGGGDPRRIAIAQSLRIILVVMILPPLFWAYEGGASVRAGAAENGFEAAWMLLALPLLFPLGRWLRLPSHTLLAPLLFAGLLSGFGLASLSLPGGGMNVMLWVLGCAIGSRFRGLSSARLGRYLFEAFVATLLALVVLAGFAEMIHRLVGVPRDVALLALAPGGIGEMAILAVALDLDPVFVAFHHLLRMVALMLFAPFWARWLMRTR; encoded by the coding sequence ATGGCACTGGCCAAGTCGCTGGCTATCGGGGCCGCGGGTGGGCTCGTGTTCCAGCTCATTGGCATGCCGCTGGCCTGGATGCTGGGGCCACTGACGGCCAACCTGATCGTGTCCGCCCGGGGTGTCGATGTGCGTATTCCCGAACCGTTGCGCGAGGCCTTTCTCGGTGTGCTGGGCCTGGTGCTGGGCAGCCAGGTGACGCCGCAACTGGCCGAGCGGGTGCTGGACTGGCCGCTTTCCGCCGTGCTGCTACTGCTCGGCGTGGCAGCTTCCACTGCAGTGGCGGCGGCCTGGTACCGCCGTTGCGGTTTCGATTCGACAAGCGCCTGGTTTGCCTCGGCGCCCGGGGCCATGACGGCGATGATCCTGATGGGGGAGCAGGGCGGTGGCGATCCGCGGCGCATCGCCATTGCCCAGTCGCTGCGCATCATTCTGGTCGTCATGATCCTGCCGCCTCTGTTCTGGGCCTACGAGGGCGGTGCGTCAGTGCGCGCGGGGGCTGCGGAGAATGGCTTCGAAGCCGCCTGGATGCTGTTGGCCCTGCCGTTGCTGTTCCCGTTGGGGCGCTGGCTGCGCTTGCCCAGCCACACCCTGCTTGCCCCGCTGCTTTTCGCCGGCCTGCTCTCCGGCTTCGGCCTGGCCAGCCTGAGCCTGCCGGGTGGAGGCATGAACGTGATGCTTTGGGTGCTTGGTTGCGCCATCGGATCGCGTTTCCGTGGGCTCTCCTCGGCCCGCCTGGGGCGCTACCTGTTCGAGGCCTTCGTTGCCACGCTGCTGGCATTGGTGGTGCTGGCCGGCTTCGCCGAGATGATCCATCGGCTGGTAGGGGTACCGCGCGATGTGGCGCTGCTGGCACTGGCTCCCGGTGGTATCGGTGAGATGGCGATCCTTGCCGTGGCGCTGGATCTCGATCCGGTTTTCGTTGCCTTCCATCACCTGTTGCGCATGGTGGCGCTGATGCTCTTCGCGCCGTTCTGGGCGCGCTGGTTGATGCGTACACGTTGA
- a CDS encoding cation:proton antiporter encodes MLEQALVQLLLLLGATVLVVLVFQRFRIPPSLGYLLVGVMLGAHTAGPVIDNDYIDVIAEFGIVFLLFTIGLSFSLPQIYALRHTILGLGTAQVALTTLVVAMIAWWLGLPGPAAFVVGAVFAQSSTSIISKQLLEQGESQARHGRLGTTMSVFQDITAVPFVVIIPVLGVAAMHEVAGALGMALAKAFLAFVIVLLSGRYLLRPLFHLVAERRSAELFTLTVLFVSLVSAWTTKTLGLSMAFGAFLAGMVLGDTEFRHQVESTIRPFRDVLLGLFFVSIGMLVEPALLPDIWLEALLGAVGLLGIKVVLVTLIVRFSGVDPQTAFRTGLVLAVGGEFGFALLAIGLDGNIIASRPAQIVLNSVLFSMILAPLLIRFNQPLALWAFGRSRGRAKPAGDVPTPSEPTESQGHVVICGFGRTGQTVSRFLESEGFDYLALDMDPAIVREARLAGQQVFYGDSSDLTVLENVGVERAALLVISHDDRPAALTTLHNAKRLNPELAAVVRTRDQQHVEELRKAGATEVIPETLEASMLLTSHALQSLGVPLYRVALRLQEQRSSHYRMLRELFRGTLDSIKPEASEQERLHSVLMSEGSPAIGQSLSELDTERDDVSVTALVRDDKRERYPGGATEVQINDVLVLLGSQDNLERVERRLTGSGQPPE; translated from the coding sequence ATGCTTGAGCAGGCGCTGGTGCAGTTACTGCTGTTGCTTGGTGCAACGGTATTGGTCGTGCTGGTCTTTCAGCGCTTCAGGATCCCACCTAGCCTGGGATATCTGCTCGTCGGCGTAATGCTGGGCGCCCATACGGCCGGCCCGGTAATCGACAACGACTACATCGACGTCATCGCCGAGTTCGGCATCGTGTTTCTGCTCTTCACCATCGGCCTCAGCTTTTCCCTGCCGCAGATCTATGCGCTGCGCCATACCATTCTTGGATTGGGTACGGCACAGGTGGCGTTGACTACTCTGGTGGTGGCAATGATCGCATGGTGGCTGGGGTTGCCCGGGCCGGCGGCGTTCGTCGTCGGAGCGGTGTTCGCCCAGTCATCTACCTCCATCATCTCCAAGCAGCTGCTGGAGCAGGGTGAAAGCCAGGCGCGACATGGGCGGCTCGGCACTACTATGTCAGTCTTCCAGGACATTACTGCCGTTCCTTTCGTGGTGATCATCCCGGTGTTGGGTGTGGCTGCCATGCATGAGGTGGCAGGGGCGCTAGGGATGGCTCTGGCCAAGGCCTTCCTCGCGTTCGTGATCGTGCTGTTGTCGGGAAGATATCTGCTGCGTCCTCTGTTTCACCTGGTAGCCGAACGGCGCTCAGCGGAGCTGTTCACCCTCACGGTATTGTTTGTCTCTCTGGTATCCGCCTGGACCACCAAGACGCTCGGGCTGTCCATGGCGTTCGGCGCCTTTCTTGCCGGTATGGTGCTCGGTGACACGGAGTTCCGCCATCAGGTCGAGTCCACCATTCGTCCGTTCCGCGACGTATTGCTTGGGCTCTTCTTCGTCAGCATCGGCATGCTGGTCGAGCCCGCTCTGTTACCCGATATCTGGCTCGAAGCGCTGCTGGGAGCGGTGGGGCTGCTGGGCATAAAGGTGGTGCTGGTCACGCTGATCGTACGTTTCTCGGGGGTCGATCCCCAGACGGCGTTTCGTACCGGGCTGGTGCTGGCCGTCGGCGGTGAGTTCGGCTTCGCGCTGCTGGCCATTGGCCTGGATGGCAACATCATCGCCAGCCGGCCGGCACAGATCGTGCTGAACTCGGTACTGTTCTCGATGATCCTGGCGCCACTGCTGATTCGCTTCAATCAACCTTTGGCGCTATGGGCATTCGGCCGCTCAAGAGGCCGAGCGAAACCGGCTGGCGACGTACCGACGCCGTCCGAGCCTACCGAGAGCCAGGGGCATGTGGTGATTTGCGGCTTTGGCCGTACCGGCCAGACGGTGAGCCGTTTTCTCGAAAGCGAAGGCTTCGACTACCTGGCGCTGGATATGGATCCGGCCATCGTGAGGGAGGCGCGGCTGGCGGGGCAGCAGGTGTTCTATGGCGACTCATCGGACCTTACCGTGCTGGAAAACGTCGGTGTGGAGCGTGCGGCGCTACTGGTCATCAGCCATGACGACAGGCCGGCGGCGCTGACGACGCTGCACAATGCCAAGCGCCTGAATCCCGAGCTGGCGGCAGTGGTTCGTACGCGGGACCAACAGCATGTGGAGGAGCTGCGCAAGGCAGGTGCCACCGAGGTCATACCCGAGACACTGGAGGCGAGCATGCTGCTGACTTCCCATGCGCTGCAGTCGCTGGGCGTGCCCCTGTACCGGGTGGCACTGCGGCTGCAGGAGCAGCGCAGTAGCCATTACAGAATGCTCAGGGAGCTGTTTCGCGGTACGCTGGACAGCATCAAACCGGAGGCCTCGGAGCAGGAGCGATTGCACTCGGTGCTGATGTCTGAGGGCTCACCGGCAATTGGCCAGAGCCTCTCGGAGCTTGATACCGAGCGGGACGACGTCTCCGTCACGGCACTTGTGCGTGATGATAAGCGTGAGCGCTATCCGGGCGGTGCCACCGAAGTCCAGATCAACGACGTGCTGGTACTATTGGGCTCACAGGACAATCTCGAGCGGGTAGAACGGCGCCTCACCGGCTCCGGCCAACCACCCGAGTAG